The following coding sequences are from one Pigmentibacter sp. JX0631 window:
- a CDS encoding Maf family protein produces the protein MNSKQKNKLILASGSPRRKEMLTASGLEFLVIPANIDEIPKTNESGKDYVKRNAFEKALAVTKQVSPNDIILSADTIVVTKNDVILEKPLSEEHAENMLKMLSNESHLVYTGYTLMQNGTELISRVIETIVTFRKISADEIQAYIASKEPFDKAGGYGIQGKAMGFVTNVNGSYTNVIGLPLAEVLVDLTNFAGIKPFAIK, from the coding sequence ATGAATAGCAAACAAAAAAATAAATTAATTTTAGCAAGTGGATCACCAAGAAGAAAAGAAATGCTAACTGCAAGTGGATTAGAGTTTTTAGTAATTCCAGCTAATATAGATGAAATTCCAAAAACAAATGAATCAGGGAAAGACTATGTGAAGAGAAATGCATTTGAAAAAGCATTAGCAGTAACTAAACAAGTATCACCGAATGATATAATACTTAGTGCTGATACTATTGTTGTTACTAAAAATGATGTCATTTTAGAAAAACCACTATCAGAAGAACATGCAGAAAATATGCTCAAAATGTTATCAAATGAATCTCATTTAGTATATACAGGCTATACCCTAATGCAAAATGGAACAGAACTAATTTCTAGAGTTATTGAAACTATTGTAACATTTCGGAAAATATCAGCGGATGAAATTCAAGCTTATATTGCAAGTAAAGAACCTTTCGACAAAGCTGGCGGTTATGGTATTCAAGGTAAGGCAATGGGTTTTGTTACCAATGTCAATGGAAGCTACACAAATGTAATAGGTTTACCACTTGCAGAAGTTTTAGTCGATCTCACAAATTTTGCAGGTATAAAACCTTTTGCAATTAAGTAA
- a CDS encoding YggS family pyridoxal phosphate-dependent enzyme — MNNFIESNLNNFKTNLTNIATKYKRNIDEITIIAVSKYQDCNKINSAYSSGQINFGENYIQEWQEKVKFFQNSLPNLKWHLIGNLQKNKAKYLTDKVFCLQSLDSIDLAKEIEKKGKFEQKLKVLIQLQIDKNDQNKSGITIEQAKLLRDYIWKSSKISFAGFMGIGPLDIEINKRKELYYSFIDNAYNLWKETNSINTQPILSLGMSSDYETAIECGSNMLRIGTAIFGERNKN, encoded by the coding sequence ATGAATAATTTCATTGAAAGTAATTTAAATAATTTCAAAACAAATCTGACTAATATTGCCACCAAATATAAAAGAAATATCGATGAAATTACTATTATAGCTGTCAGTAAATATCAAGATTGTAATAAAATAAATTCTGCTTATTCAAGTGGACAAATAAATTTTGGAGAAAATTATATCCAAGAGTGGCAAGAAAAAGTAAAATTTTTTCAAAACAGTTTACCAAATTTAAAATGGCACTTAATAGGAAATTTACAAAAAAATAAAGCAAAGTATTTAACCGATAAAGTTTTTTGTCTTCAATCATTAGACAGTATAGATCTGGCAAAAGAAATTGAGAAAAAAGGAAAATTTGAACAGAAATTAAAAGTTCTAATTCAACTCCAAATTGATAAAAATGATCAAAATAAATCAGGAATAACAATTGAACAAGCAAAATTATTACGTGATTATATTTGGAAAAGTTCTAAAATAAGTTTTGCAGGTTTCATGGGTATTGGCCCTCTCGATATAGAAATAAATAAAAGAAAAGAACTCTACTATTCATTTATTGACAATGCATACAATCTCTGGAAGGAAACAAACTCAATTAATACACAACCAATTTTATCTTTAGGAATGTCCTCTGATTATGAAACTGCAATTGAATGTGGGAGTAATATGTTAAGAATTGGTACTGCAATTTTTGGTGAAAGAAATAAAAACTAA
- a CDS encoding LysM peptidoglycan-binding domain-containing protein — MIISKILKIILILLIYSKIYAKESICLHKVQKNENLINILRTYKNYPVYGENGSLKETLRLNKLTSQDPNLIYPNEILKIKNLNYNAKNQSNIISYVVNKQDTLFSILKKLKHFHNLDLQTALNETLKLNPQILNHESKGNLIYPNEVIYIKIQNIEFCMKNFETINNLEKSNLNDFHSKITNESKLEAENKNENKDESKEINEEKVLDIHSKFYAGLMQTYERLDIYDRLNNSNATLISHVAYGANFGWSQYFTNDFYANINGRIQSISFKPFTNINLMTNKVNIGNFEASLNYNFLDYFNLGIVGQNRYFVYSRSSAVTNIGSSNNISQYNLYLDPVQQYGLGGRLYAMLDLPYELNLNSHLMFLHFYPTNTNTYAVSRWNLFEYGINLNKSINIINFYLEINYTYGQQTTSLTNQKLQMLDGIIGVSIEFGKKVQKE; from the coding sequence ATGATTATTAGTAAAATATTAAAAATAATATTAATATTATTAATATACTCTAAGATATATGCAAAAGAAAGTATTTGTTTACACAAAGTACAAAAAAATGAAAATTTAATTAATATTTTAAGAACTTATAAAAATTATCCTGTCTATGGTGAAAATGGTTCATTAAAAGAAACGTTACGATTAAATAAATTAACTTCTCAAGATCCAAATTTAATCTACCCTAATGAAATTTTGAAAATTAAAAATTTGAATTACAATGCAAAAAACCAATCTAATATAATTTCATATGTAGTTAATAAGCAAGATACTTTATTCTCAATTTTAAAAAAACTCAAACATTTTCATAATTTAGATCTACAGACTGCATTAAATGAAACTCTCAAACTTAATCCACAAATATTAAATCATGAATCTAAAGGAAATTTAATATATCCAAATGAAGTAATTTATATAAAAATACAGAATATTGAATTTTGTATGAAAAATTTTGAAACTATAAACAATTTAGAGAAGTCAAATTTAAACGATTTTCATTCTAAAATAACAAATGAAAGTAAGCTTGAAGCTGAAAATAAAAATGAAAATAAAGACGAAAGTAAAGAAATAAATGAAGAAAAAGTTCTAGATATTCATTCAAAATTCTATGCGGGCTTGATGCAAACTTATGAACGTCTTGATATTTATGACCGCTTGAACAACTCCAATGCGACTCTCATAAGTCATGTTGCATACGGAGCAAATTTTGGATGGTCACAATATTTTACAAATGATTTTTACGCAAATATTAATGGACGCATTCAATCAATTTCATTTAAACCTTTTACTAATATAAATTTAATGACAAATAAAGTAAATATTGGAAATTTTGAAGCAAGTTTAAATTACAATTTTTTAGACTATTTTAATTTAGGCATTGTAGGTCAAAATAGATATTTTGTTTATTCCAGAAGTTCGGCAGTAACAAATATTGGTTCTAGTAATAATATTTCTCAATATAATTTATATCTTGATCCTGTCCAACAATATGGTCTTGGTGGAAGATTATATGCCATGCTTGATTTACCTTATGAATTGAATTTAAATTCTCATCTTATGTTTTTACATTTTTATCCTACGAATACCAATACATATGCAGTTTCTAGATGGAATTTATTTGAATATGGAATAAATCTTAATAAGTCAATCAATATTATTAATTTTTATTTAGAAATCAATTATACATATGGTCAACAAACAACTTCGTTAACTAATCAAAAATTGCAAATGCTAGATGGAATTATAGGGGTTTCGATAGAATTTGGCAAAAAAGTTCAAAAAGAATAA
- a CDS encoding 2Fe-2S iron-sulfur cluster binding domain-containing protein, whose translation MPMVKFNSNNYQISPEQSVLDLLIQNNEDINYFCKSGLCQSCILEFNTGTPPQKSQIGLSEADKLQKKFLSCLCFPEEDISIKKCGEESKKYSTKILQKKLINNEVILLKLEKPKDYSFYPGQFLNIYKDTNCLRSYSIANLCDDKNEIELHIKHFLTGEMSNWIFNELNVGNEIYISQALGSCFFTSDALNKPMLFLGISTGVAPLLGICRQAIFQNHQKAIHFVQGGVNEKSLYANNFLNELKLIHNDFNLFSCCLNSAKNSNVLNFIEENYVDLENWKVYICGDSTFVKAAKELVFLQGANSQDIHSDSFLFKNN comes from the coding sequence ATGCCAATGGTTAAATTTAATAGCAATAATTATCAGATTTCTCCGGAACAAAGCGTATTAGATTTATTAATTCAAAATAATGAAGATATTAATTATTTTTGTAAAAGCGGTTTATGTCAAAGTTGTATCTTGGAATTTAATACTGGAACTCCGCCCCAAAAAAGTCAAATTGGCTTGTCAGAAGCCGATAAATTGCAAAAAAAATTTTTATCATGTCTTTGTTTTCCTGAAGAAGATATTTCGATTAAAAAGTGTGGTGAAGAAAGCAAAAAGTATTCAACTAAAATTTTGCAGAAAAAATTAATAAATAATGAAGTAATTCTTTTAAAGTTAGAAAAACCTAAAGATTATTCTTTTTATCCGGGACAGTTTTTAAACATTTATAAAGATACAAACTGCTTGAGAAGTTACTCTATAGCAAATTTATGTGATGACAAAAATGAAATAGAATTACATATTAAACATTTTTTAACTGGTGAAATGTCTAATTGGATATTTAATGAATTAAATGTTGGAAATGAAATTTATATTTCACAAGCTTTAGGGAGTTGTTTTTTTACCTCCGATGCTCTAAATAAGCCTATGCTTTTTTTAGGAATTAGTACTGGAGTAGCGCCACTACTAGGTATATGTAGGCAGGCTATTTTCCAAAATCACCAGAAAGCAATACATTTTGTACAAGGTGGTGTTAATGAAAAATCATTATATGCAAATAATTTTCTTAATGAGTTAAAATTGATTCATAATGATTTTAATTTATTTTCCTGTTGCCTTAATAGTGCAAAAAATAGTAATGTATTAAATTTTATTGAAGAAAATTATGTGGATTTAGAAAATTGGAAAGTTTATATTTGTGGAGATTCAACTTTTGTAAAAGCTGCGAAAGAATTAGTTTTTTTACAAGGAGCAAATTCTCAAGACATTCATAGTGATTCTTTTCTTTTTAAAAATAATTAG
- a CDS encoding group 1 truncated hemoglobin: MTSYYELVGREAAMEKAVQIFYRKILKDPLIKHFFTDIDMNLQIKKQKAFFTLLFGGPNLYSGKDLTLGHAHLVKRGLNDSHFNAVANHLKETLEELQLSSEIMNDIMAKAEAARDAVLGRI, from the coding sequence ATGACAAGTTACTATGAACTAGTGGGTCGTGAAGCGGCTATGGAAAAGGCGGTCCAAATCTTCTATCGCAAAATCCTTAAAGATCCGCTCATTAAACATTTTTTTACTGATATTGATATGAATCTCCAGATAAAAAAACAAAAAGCTTTTTTTACTCTGTTGTTTGGTGGACCAAATTTGTATTCTGGAAAAGATCTTACTTTGGGGCATGCCCATTTGGTTAAAAGAGGCTTAAATGACTCGCATTTTAATGCGGTTGCAAATCACTTAAAAGAAACCCTTGAAGAACTTCAATTATCTTCAGAAATTATGAATGACATCATGGCTAAAGCAGAAGCTGCAAGGGATGCTGTTTTAGGGCGTATTTGA
- a CDS encoding Rrf2 family transcriptional regulator, with amino-acid sequence MQLTLQSDYTLRVLIYISYHQEKIVTIDQIADFYEISAHHLTRIIHKLGELGYITTIRGKGGGFLLAKKPSEINIGELIEKIESHFHIVECFDPSKKSCKILGACFLRPLLAEATQKFIETLKQKTLADLVTNNNKLKSIITKSQV; translated from the coding sequence TTGCAATTAACTTTACAAAGTGATTACACTTTAAGAGTATTAATATACATCTCTTATCATCAAGAAAAAATTGTAACTATTGATCAAATAGCTGATTTTTATGAAATTTCAGCTCACCATTTGACACGTATTATTCACAAATTAGGTGAACTAGGTTACATAACCACAATTCGAGGAAAAGGTGGCGGATTTCTTCTTGCCAAAAAACCTTCAGAAATTAATATTGGTGAATTAATAGAAAAAATAGAATCTCACTTCCATATCGTAGAATGTTTTGATCCATCCAAAAAAAGTTGCAAAATTTTAGGGGCCTGTTTCTTACGACCACTTTTAGCTGAAGCTACACAAAAATTTATTGAGACATTAAAACAAAAAACACTTGCTGATTTAGTAACAAACAATAATAAATTAAAAAGTATTATTACTAAATCTCAAGTTTGA